A single window of Aquarana catesbeiana isolate 2022-GZ linkage group LG10, ASM4218655v1, whole genome shotgun sequence DNA harbors:
- the LOC141111128 gene encoding F-box only protein 6-like, producing the protein MLNITLLPEDVLLEILSLVPPLDLIRRCRLVCRQWRDVIDSSTLWKMICQKMGHIPKDWKHQPKDWKKYYYLSNRRRNLLKNTCANEGFKFWKLEKNEGHHWKVEDLPGEHGQQHPDDTVTKYFVTSFEKCLKSQLIDLRKMGYSKELMDSDQPDIVIRDWFAARADCGCQYEIKVHLLSEDKKVLCKFSPELVFIPQWSDAHWQEMSHTFRDYGPGVRYIYFSHGGKDTQWWAGWYGVRVTNTSVTIEPEDLTVQSVTPHTIKCHGVKKQNQKGKSKKRACKPCM; encoded by the exons ATGCTCAATATCACCCTCCTCCCAGAGGATGTTCTTCTGGAGATTTTGTCTTTGGTTCCACCTCTGGACTTGATCCGTCGCTGCCGGCTGGTCTGTAGGCAGTGGAGGGACGTCATTGACTCTTCGACGCTGTGGAAGATGATATGTCAGAAAATGGGACACATCCCCAAAGACTGGAAACATCAGCCAAAAGACTGGAAGAAATATTATTATCTCAGCAACCGCAGACGTAATTTACTGAAAAATACTTGTGCAAATG AAGGGTTCAAGTTTTGGAAGTTAGAGAAAAACGAGGGTCATCACTGGAAGGTAGAGGATCTGCCAGGCGAGCACGGACAGCAGCATCCAGATGACACAGTCACCAAGTACTTTGTGACGTCATTTGA GAAGTGTCTGAAGTCCCAGCTTATAGACCTACGGAAGATGGGATATAGTAAGGAATTGATGGACAGTGACCAGCCAGATATCGTCATCAGAGATTG GTTTGCAGCTAGGGCAGACTGTGGCTGTCAGTACGAAATAAAAGTGCATCTGTTGTCCGAAGACAAGAAGGTTCTCTGTAAATTTTCCCCGGAGCTGGTGTTTATACCGCAGTGGAGTGACGCCCATTGGCAGGAG ATGTCTCACACGTTCCGGGACTACGGACCAGGAGTGCGCTATATATACTTCAGTCATGGCGGGAAGGACACACAGTGGTGGGCCGGTTGGTATGGGGTACGTGTCACCAATACCAGTGTCACCATAGAACCAGAGGATCTGACAGTGCAGTCTGTGACACCCCACACCATCAAGTGCCAtggagtaaaaaaacaaaatcaaaaaggaAAATCTAAAAAAAGGGCTTGCAAGCCCTGTATGTGA